A window of the Nycticebus coucang isolate mNycCou1 chromosome 3, mNycCou1.pri, whole genome shotgun sequence genome harbors these coding sequences:
- the LOC128582087 gene encoding cytochrome P450 26C1: protein MFPWGLSCLSVLGAAGTAVLCAALLLNLAQHLWTLRWTLSRDRASALPLPKGSMGWPFFGETLHWLVQGSSFHSSRRERYGTVFKTHLLGRPVIRVSGAENVRTILLGEHRLVRSQWPQSAHILLGSHTLLGAVGEPHRLRRKVLARAFSRAALERYVPRLQGALRREVRSWCAAAGPVAVYDATKALTFRMAARILLGLRLDEAQCATLGRTFEQLVENLFSLPLDVPFSGLRKGIRARDQLHQHLEEAIAEKLHEDKALEPRDALDLIIHSTRELGHELSVQELKESAVELLFAAFFTTASASTSLLLLLLQHPAAIAKIRQELVAHGLERACGCALGAAVAVGTVAGPWPDCGCEPDLSLTALGRLRYVDCVVKEVLRLLPPVSGGYRTALRTFELDGYQIPKGWSVMYSIRDTHETAAVYRSPPEGFDPERFCSAREDAQGASSRFHYIPFGGGARSCLGQELAQAVLQLLAVELVRTARWELATPTFPAMQTVPIVHPVDGLRLFFYRLTPSAEGDGLSF, encoded by the exons ATGTTCCCCTGGGGCCTGAGCTGCCTGTCAGTGCTGGGGGCTGCGGGCACTGCTGTCCTGTGCGCGGCCCTGCTGCTTAACCTGGCCCAGCACCTTTGGACCCTCCGCTGGACGCTAAGCCGGGACCGGgcctctgccctgcccctgcccaagGGCTCCATGGGCTGGCCCTTCTTCGGTGAAACGCTGCACTGGCTAGTTCAG GGCTCGAGCTTCCACAGTTCCCGCCGGGAGCGCTATGGGACCGTATTCAAGACGCACCTGCTGGGCCGGCCGGTGATCCGCGTGAGCGGCGCGGAGAACGTGCGCACCATCCTGCTGGGCGAGCACCGCCTAGTGCGCAGCCAGTGGCCGCAGAGCGCGCACATACTGCTGGGCTCGCACACACTACTGGGCGCAGTTGGCGAGCCACACCGGCTGCGGCGCAAG GTGCTGGCGCGCGCGTTCAGCCGCGCGGCGCTGGAGCGCTACGTGCCGCGCCTGCAGGGGGCGCTGCGGCGCGAGGTGCGGTCCTGGTGTGCCGCTGCCGGGCCGGTCGCAGTCTACGACGCCACCAAGGCTCTCACTTTCCGCATGGCCGCGCGCATCCTGCTGGGGCTGCGGCTGGACGAAGCACAGTGCGCCACTCTGGGCCGGACCTTCGAACAGCTCGTGGAGAACCTCTTCTCTCTGCCCCTGGACGTGCCCTTCAGCGGCCTGCGCAAG GGCATCCGGGCAAGGGACCAGCTGCATCAGCACCTGGAGGAGGCCATTGCTGAGAAGCTTCATGAGGACAAGGCTTTGGAGCCAAGGGATGCCCTCGACTTGATCATTCACAGCACTAGGGAGCTGGGCCATGAACTCTCAGTTCAGGAGCTGAAG GAGTCGGCCGTGGAGCTCCTCTTCGCTGCCTTCTTCACCACGGCCAGTGCCAGCACCTCCCTCCTTTTGCTGCTGCTGCAGCATCCGGCAGCCATCGCTAAGATTCGACAAGAGCTGGTGGCGCACGGGCTGGAGCGCGCGTGCGGGTGTGCCCTCGGGGCCGCTGTGGCGGTGGGGACCGTGGCAGGGCCCTGGCCGGACTGCGGCTGCGAGCCGGACCTCAGTCTCACCGCGCTGGGCCGTCTGCGCTACGTGGACTGCGTGGTCAAAGAGGTGCTGCGCCTCCTGCCGCCGGTGTCGGGAGGCTACCGCACAGCTCTGCGCACCTTCGAGCTCGAC ggCTACCAGATCCCCAAAGGCTGGAGCGTGATGTATAGCATCCGGGACACGCACGAGACGGCCGCGGTGTACCGCAGCCCTCCCGAGGGCTTCGACCCAGAGCGCTTCTGCTCGGCGCGCGAAGATGCGCAGGGCGCCTCCAGTCGCTTCCATTACATCCCTTTCGGTGGCGGTGCACGCAGCTGCCTCGGCCAGGAGCTGGCACAGGCTGTGCTCCAGCTGCTAGCGGTGGAGCTGGTGCGCACCGCCCGCTGGGAGCTGGCCACACCCACCTTCCCTGCCATGCAGACCGTGCCCATCGTGCACCCAGTGGACGGGCTGCGGCTCTTTTTCTATAGGCTCACGCCTTCGGCTGAGGGAGATGGGCTAAGCTTCTGA